From the genome of Streptococcus oralis:
CGTTGTGCTTGAATCAAGTTAGCTGGAAGGTCAGCTGAACGGTAGCTATCAAAGTAAGTAATAGCTGCTGAGAAGGTTGGCACTGGTACACCAGCTTGAACAGCAAGAGCTACGATATCACGCACTGCTTGTTGGTACTTAGCAGTAACATCCAAGAAGTACTCATCCAAGAGAAGGTTTGCAAGGTCTGCATCGCGGTTGTAGGCATCTGTAATCTTTTGCAAGAAACGAGAACGGATGATACAGCCATCACGCCAGATAGATGCGATGTCTGCAAATGGCAAGTTCCAGTTATTTTCTTTAGAAGCCACACGCAATTGAGCAAAACCTTGTGCGTATGAGATGATTTTTGAGAAGTAAAGCGCTTGACGAATCTTTTCGATCAACTCAGCCTTGTCACCTTCAAATTTGAAAGCAGCTGGTTTTGGAAGGACCTTGCTAGCATGTACACGCTCTTCTTTGTATGTAGAGATGTAACGCGCAAATACTGACTCAGTGATGAGTGACAATGGCACACCAAGGTCAAGAGCTGATTGGCTAGTCCATTTACCAGTTCCTTTGTTTCCTGCAGCATCGAGGATGTAGTCTACGATTGGTCCATCTTGACCTTCATCGTCTTTACGGCTCAAGATATCAGCTGTGATTTCGATCAAGTAGCTGTCCAATTCACCCTTGTTCCACTCAGTAAAGATTTCAGCCATGTCTTCTGCAGAAAGGCCAAGCAAGTGTTGCATCAAGTCATAGCTTTCTGCGATCAATTGCATATCACCATACTCGATACCGTTGTGGACCATTTTCACATAGTGACCAGCTCCATCAGGACCGATGTAAGTCACACATGGTTTGCCATCTTCTGGTGCTTTTGCTGAAATTTCTTCGAGAACATCCGCAACCAATTCGTAGGCTTCTTTTTGTCCACCAGGCATGATAGAAGGACCTTCAAGGGCACCTTTTTCACCACCAGAAACCCCAGTACCGATAAAGTTGATGCCAGAGTTTGCCAATTCTTCATTACGACGGATGGTATCTTTGTAGAAAGTGTTTCCTCCGTCAATCAAGATATCACCCTTGTCAAGGTGGGGAAGAAGAGCTTGGATTGTAGCATCTGTACCAGGTCCTGCTTGAACCATGAGCATGATACGACGAGGTTTTTCGATTGAGTTTACAAAGCTTTCCACGTCATAGCTTGGCACAAAGTTCTTTTCAGGATGGCAAGCAATGACATCTTCTGTTTTTTCTTTACTACGGTTGTAAATGGCAACTGTATAACCACGAGATTCGATATTTAGGGCAAGGTTACGACCCATTACGGCCATACCAACGACACCAAAGTTAGCTTTTGTCATGTGACACTCCTCTTGTTTAATATGTTTTATTTTATCATTTTTACCTATGAAAGGAAAGAATTTTGTAACGGAGTCCTAGTAGTCCAAGTCATCCGCATGACCAGAACCATTCCCTACAAAGTAACCCGTCTTACAGTTGAGGGTGAAGAGATAGGTTCCATCTGGTTTATAGAGGTTGTAATAACCATTTCCGTTTACGATATTGACACGTTCTAGGATATATTGATTTCCAGTGATATAGCCACGAGCACGTGATGTTGCTAGGACTTGTTCCAATACACCATCCGCAAACGTCCAAGCAGGGTTGTTGCTATCGTCTACAGCTGATTGGTTGTAGGGTACACGACTAGCACTTCTTTGAAGATTAACCCCATCGCCAGACAAACCACCATTTGTGTCTCTAGCTGGTGCCGTAGTGCTAGTTGAAGGTGTAGTGCTGCTCGCATTGCTTTCTGTAGCTGAACTTGAGCTTGCTTGACTCGTGCTAGAGCTCGAACTTGAGCTGGAAGCACTGGTTTGTTGACTCTTACCAAGACTAATGGCCTTATCCAAGAGTTTGTCTAGTTCTGTGTTCCCTGTCTTGATTTCTGTAAATTTAGCGTCTGCCTTGGCTTTCGCATTGGTATCCAAGACACCATCAGTGATTGCTGGGCTTTCAAAGAGGGCATTAACATCTTGAATGGCCTTGATTTGAGTTGCTAGGCTATCATATCTTGACTTAGCTAGTGTATAATCACGGCTACCTTCTAACTTATCTAGCAAGGTTTTCAGTTGGCTCAATTTATCAAACTGGCTGTTTTTCAGAGCAGTCTTATTAGCATCTGTATAGAAAGTATCATAGAGATCATTGAAGTCTTTCAAAGCTGTTTGTGTCCCTTGATCATCCGAAGAGGCTGCTTGAGAAGACTGGATTTCTTGGTTTGAACGAGACACTTGACGGTAGACATAATATGTTCCAGCAAGCACAAGGATTGCAGCTACTACCGAAGCAATGATGATGACACCTTTCTTCTTAGAGCCTGTTTCAGGTTCTGTTTGAGCCGAACGTGATAGAGGTGTATAGGTCTCCTCTTCTTGTTCCTCATTTATTTCCTTGGGCTCTGTTTCTGTTAAAACGAGAGGCTCTATTTCAGCATTTTCTTCATCTTGAAGTGGGGGAACAAACTGAGTAGTCTCATCATTTTCTATCTCTTCAATAGATTCCTCAGCAACCATGTCTGAATTGTCTACCTGATCAGAAGGTTCACTTGATTCACGAACTTCTTGGATCATTTCCTCTAGGTTTTGAGTAGAAGCTAGCTCTTCTTTTTTAAACTGACGAGTTTCAAACTTGTCGGCTTCGATTTCTTCACGGTGCTGTTTGATGTATTTGTCTAAGATACTGTCCTCAGGCAATACTCCTGCTTCGACCTCTTCATTCTTACGAATGACTTGACCAACAGTCAAGTCTTTTGCTTCATCAAAGTCGAATTGTGGTTCTTGATGTCCTTTTTTATGACGATCACGTCTTTTCTTACTCATGAGTTCACCTTTCTATTTTACCTCTTGGCGTTTGACACGCTGACCAAAGTATTGATACAAATCCACTTTTAAGGTCCCGTTATAGAGTTTTCGTTTTTTGTCAGCTGGACTTCCGTACTTGCTTTCAAAAGCTTCGTCACTCGTCAGGATAAACTTACTCCACGTTTTCAGTGGT
Proteins encoded in this window:
- the mapZ gene encoding cell division site-positioning protein MapZ, producing MSKKRRDRHKKGHQEPQFDFDEAKDLTVGQVIRKNEEVEAGVLPEDSILDKYIKQHREEIEADKFETRQFKKEELASTQNLEEMIQEVRESSEPSDQVDNSDMVAEESIEEIENDETTQFVPPLQDEENAEIEPLVLTETEPKEINEEQEEETYTPLSRSAQTEPETGSKKKGVIIIASVVAAILVLAGTYYVYRQVSRSNQEIQSSQAASSDDQGTQTALKDFNDLYDTFYTDANKTALKNSQFDKLSQLKTLLDKLEGSRDYTLAKSRYDSLATQIKAIQDVNALFESPAITDGVLDTNAKAKADAKFTEIKTGNTELDKLLDKAISLGKSQQTSASSSSSSSSTSQASSSSATESNASSTTPSTSTTAPARDTNGGLSGDGVNLQRSASRVPYNQSAVDDSNNPAWTFADGVLEQVLATSRARGYITGNQYILERVNIVNGNGYYNLYKPDGTYLFTLNCKTGYFVGNGSGHADDLDY
- the gndA gene encoding NADP-dependent phosphogluconate dehydrogenase; amino-acid sequence: MTKANFGVVGMAVMGRNLALNIESRGYTVAIYNRSKEKTEDVIACHPEKNFVPSYDVESFVNSIEKPRRIMLMVQAGPGTDATIQALLPHLDKGDILIDGGNTFYKDTIRRNEELANSGINFIGTGVSGGEKGALEGPSIMPGGQKEAYELVADVLEEISAKAPEDGKPCVTYIGPDGAGHYVKMVHNGIEYGDMQLIAESYDLMQHLLGLSAEDMAEIFTEWNKGELDSYLIEITADILSRKDDEGQDGPIVDYILDAAGNKGTGKWTSQSALDLGVPLSLITESVFARYISTYKEERVHASKVLPKPAAFKFEGDKAELIEKIRQALYFSKIISYAQGFAQLRVASKENNWNLPFADIASIWRDGCIIRSRFLQKITDAYNRDADLANLLLDEYFLDVTAKYQQAVRDIVALAVQAGVPVPTFSAAITYFDSYRSADLPANLIQAQRDYFGAHTYQRKDKEGTFHYSWYDEK